The following proteins come from a genomic window of Clostridium cylindrosporum DSM 605:
- a CDS encoding cell division protein FtsQ/DivIB: MASGKSKKRAKKRKVLINLSLLLIILGIVAGVGLKSSYFLINDIKVNNNRVISKEEIEILAKLNGRNIFLLDKKAAISEIESHPYVESVKITRNFPSSVTVDVTEKKIGAVINLKEGYVNVDENGKMVQVVSKFPQGKIPILEKIPVTKYVPNGFVFDKEEQRRALKTCIQVLDNREINSVFTALDVSDPFNITFTTSNGTRINIGTESNIDYKIGLAISILNKDEVKNQKGYIKILGNGTAAFKKD, encoded by the coding sequence ATGGCAAGTGGCAAAAGCAAAAAAAGGGCCAAAAAAAGAAAAGTACTTATAAACTTATCGTTACTTTTAATAATATTAGGAATTGTAGCTGGAGTAGGTTTAAAGTCCAGCTATTTTCTTATTAATGATATAAAAGTTAATAACAATAGGGTTATAAGTAAGGAAGAAATAGAAATTTTAGCAAAGCTAAATGGCAGAAATATATTCTTACTAGATAAAAAAGCTGCGATAAGTGAGATTGAATCTCATCCATATGTTGAAAGTGTAAAAATTACAAGAAATTTTCCTTCAAGTGTAACCGTTGATGTTACAGAAAAGAAAATAGGTGCAGTTATAAATCTTAAAGAAGGATATGTTAATGTTGATGAAAATGGGAAAATGGTTCAGGTTGTATCTAAATTTCCACAGGGTAAGATACCTATTTTAGAAAAAATACCTGTTACTAAATATGTACCAAATGGATTTGTCTTTGATAAGGAAGAACAGAGAAGGGCACTTAAGACATGCATACAAGTTCTAGACAATAGAGAAATAAATTCAGTATTTACTGCTTTAGATGTTTCAGATCCCTTTAATATTACTTTTACTACCTCAAATGGGACTAGAATTAATATAGGCACAGAAAGTAATATAGACTATAAAATAGGTCTTGCTATATCTATATTAAATAAAGATGAAGTTAAGAACCAAAAAGGCTATATAAAAATTTTAGGAAATGGAACTGCCGCTTTTAAAAAGGACTAA
- the mraY gene encoding phospho-N-acetylmuramoyl-pentapeptide-transferase, protein MKVTIFSAVVAFLIVLLLGPIVIPALRRFKFGQSIREEGPKSHQVKAGTPTMGGVMFIISLLITSIVVYQNITGPLAVALITTVGYGIIGLLDDSLKIIRRKNLGLRAYQKLIGQVTFALILTVFAYNNIGSDIHIPFTSSFIDLGWFYIPFMVFVIVGATNSVNLTDGLDGLASGVTLIICVFFAVVTFGLGKGDLSVFCGAIAGALLGFLKYNSYPAKVFMGDTGSLALGGAISALAVLLKMPFILLIVGLVYVIEVLSVIIQVTSFKLTGKRVFKMSPIHHHFEYIGWHETKIVSMFCIITAICCLIGFLAISF, encoded by the coding sequence ATGAAAGTTACAATTTTTTCAGCAGTCGTCGCTTTTTTAATAGTACTGCTTCTTGGACCTATTGTTATACCAGCACTTAGAAGATTTAAATTTGGTCAAAGTATTAGAGAAGAGGGACCTAAAAGTCATCAAGTAAAGGCGGGAACGCCGACTATGGGTGGGGTAATGTTTATTATATCCCTGTTAATAACAAGTATAGTTGTTTATCAAAATATAACAGGTCCACTTGCAGTAGCTCTTATTACTACAGTAGGTTATGGAATTATTGGGCTACTTGATGATAGCTTAAAGATAATTAGAAGAAAAAACCTAGGACTTAGGGCTTACCAAAAGCTTATAGGTCAAGTAACCTTTGCTCTTATTTTAACAGTATTCGCTTACAACAACATAGGAAGTGATATACATATACCTTTTACAAGTAGTTTTATTGATCTTGGTTGGTTTTACATACCATTTATGGTTTTTGTAATTGTAGGAGCTACTAATTCAGTTAATTTAACTGATGGACTTGATGGACTAGCATCCGGTGTAACATTAATAATATGTGTGTTTTTTGCAGTTGTAACATTTGGACTTGGGAAAGGAGATCTTTCCGTTTTCTGTGGCGCTATTGCAGGAGCACTACTTGGATTTTTAAAATATAATTCTTATCCAGCTAAGGTTTTTATGGGAGATACAGGATCTTTAGCCCTTGGAGGAGCAATATCAGCACTAGCAGTTCTTTTAAAAATGCCATTTATTCTTTTAATTGTTGGACTAGTTTATGTTATAGAAGTATTATCGGTAATTATTCAGGTAACTTCATTTAAATTAACAGGAAAAAGAGTATTTAAAATGAGTCCAATACATCATCATTTTGAATATATTGGATGGCATGAGACAAAAATAGTATCTATGTTTTGTATAATAACTGCAATATGTTGTCTTATAGGGTTCTTAGCTATTAGTTTTTAA
- a CDS encoding DUF881 domain-containing protein produces MKINEGKLLLLLIGILSGILLVIFIVNNSSEATKILTYNQYKDMKIKSNSLKAENRGLYNKLFDLQKKLNEYQHSGEETDDKVNKAIKEELKYIKLFYGITEVEGPGATITLDDNRKIAYSDSRELTNIAVQNSVVHNVDLFEIVNELRNSGAEAIAINGYRIVAESTITCEGPTIMIDGNNIVPPFEIDVIGDVNALEYTISSQENKFGDVSRRGLLVKVENFKDKTLPRFQGKDGINYMKEVKEGSSK; encoded by the coding sequence ATGAAGATTAATGAAGGTAAACTTCTTTTACTTCTAATAGGTATACTTTCAGGGATACTACTTGTAATCTTTATTGTTAATAATTCATCTGAGGCTACAAAAATTCTAACCTACAACCAGTATAAGGATATGAAGATTAAATCAAATAGTTTAAAGGCAGAAAATAGAGGTTTATATAATAAACTATTTGATTTACAAAAAAAACTCAATGAATATCAACATTCTGGGGAAGAAACCGACGATAAGGTTAATAAAGCTATTAAAGAAGAACTTAAATATATAAAGCTTTTCTATGGAATAACTGAAGTTGAAGGGCCAGGAGCTACTATAACCTTAGATGATAATAGAAAAATAGCTTATAGCGATTCACGGGAATTAACAAATATTGCAGTGCAAAATAGTGTTGTACACAACGTTGATTTGTTTGAAATTGTTAATGAACTTAGAAATTCAGGAGCTGAAGCAATAGCAATTAATGGTTATAGAATTGTTGCTGAGTCTACTATAACCTGTGAAGGGCCTACTATAATGATTGATGGAAATAATATCGTTCCACCCTTTGAAATTGATGTAATAGGGGATGTTAACGCGCTTGAATACACTATTTCATCACAGGAGAATAAATTTGGTGACGTTTCTAGAAGAGGACTTTTAGTAAAGGTAGAAAACTTTAAAGATAAAACTCTTCCAAGATTTCAGGGGAAAGATGGCATTAATTATATGAAAGAGGTTAAAGAAGGAAGTAGCAAGTAG
- a CDS encoding UDP-N-acetylmuramoyl-L-alanyl-D-glutamate--2,6-diaminopimelate ligase has product MKISDLVKNMEEVEVIGNDIDIKKLCYSTSDIDENSLFFCIVGLNVDGHTFIKKAIENGAKAIVVSKDLEPLNDVTVIKVKDTREAMSLISSNFYGNPSKEIDVIGITGTNGKTTSTFMMKSILEVANKKTSLLGTIYNIIGSKKEEAKRTTPESKDLQGLFRDMINFGDDSCIMEVSSHSLDLKRVYGVDFKVGIFTNLTQDHLDFHSDMGSYFNAKMKLFDNSEYAVINIDDEYGRKAVNKIKGKVLTYGLTNEANLFASDILISSEGAKFKLNYKGESEEILLHLPGKFNIYNALGCIGAALILNITLEDIKKGLESLSSVPGRSEKITSSKGFTVIIDYAHTPDGLTNILSTTKEYTDGNLIALFGCGGDRDRTKRPLMGKAAGEIADFCVVTSDNPRGEEPSDIIQDIIPGVKATGCNYTVIENRKDAIKYAIDNAKKGDVIVIAGKGHETYQILKNETIHFDEKEIVLDFLKEEL; this is encoded by the coding sequence ATGAAGATTTCGGATTTAGTAAAAAACATGGAAGAGGTTGAGGTAATAGGAAATGATATAGACATTAAAAAGTTATGCTACAGTACAAGTGATATAGATGAAAATTCCCTTTTTTTCTGTATAGTAGGGCTTAATGTAGATGGACACACATTTATTAAAAAAGCTATTGAAAATGGAGCTAAAGCTATAGTTGTTTCTAAAGATTTAGAGCCTTTAAATGATGTAACAGTTATAAAAGTTAAGGATACAAGGGAGGCCATGAGTTTAATTTCAAGTAACTTTTATGGTAATCCATCTAAGGAAATAGATGTTATTGGTATAACAGGTACAAATGGTAAAACAACCTCTACATTTATGATGAAATCAATTCTTGAAGTGGCAAATAAAAAGACATCACTACTTGGTACAATATATAATATAATTGGAAGTAAAAAGGAAGAAGCTAAAAGAACAACACCGGAGTCAAAGGACCTTCAAGGGTTATTTAGAGATATGATTAATTTTGGTGATGATTCTTGCATTATGGAAGTTTCTTCCCATTCTCTTGACCTAAAGAGGGTTTATGGAGTAGATTTTAAGGTAGGGATATTTACAAATCTAACACAGGACCATTTAGATTTTCATAGTGACATGGGAAGCTATTTTAATGCTAAGATGAAACTTTTCGATAATAGTGAATATGCAGTTATTAATATTGACGATGAATATGGAAGAAAAGCAGTTAATAAAATTAAAGGGAAAGTACTTACATATGGATTAACAAATGAAGCAAATCTTTTTGCATCAGATATATTGATTAGTAGTGAAGGGGCAAAATTTAAACTTAACTATAAGGGGGAATCTGAAGAAATATTACTTCATCTTCCAGGTAAGTTTAACATTTATAACGCATTAGGATGTATTGGTGCAGCATTAATACTTAATATAACCCTTGAAGACATTAAAAAGGGTCTTGAAAGTCTAAGTTCTGTTCCAGGAAGAAGTGAAAAAATAACTTCAAGTAAAGGATTTACTGTAATAATTGATTATGCTCATACTCCAGATGGACTTACAAATATTCTAAGCACAACAAAAGAATATACAGATGGGAACTTAATAGCACTATTTGGATGTGGAGGAGATAGAGATAGAACTAAAAGACCACTAATGGGAAAAGCTGCAGGGGAAATAGCAGATTTTTGCGTTGTAACATCTGATAACCCTAGAGGGGAAGAGCCTTCAGATATAATACAAGATATAATACCAGGGGTGAAAGCAACAGGATGTAACTATACAGTAATTGAAAATAGAAAAGATGCTATAAAATATGCAATTGATAATGCTAAAAAAGGTGATGTAATCGTTATAGCAGGAAAGGGACATGAAACTTATCAAATACTAAAAAATGAAACTATTCACTTTGATGAAAAAGAAATTGTACTTGATTTTCTTAAGGAGGAGCTATAA
- a CDS encoding small basic family protein produces MIPLIGLIVGILIGSFLNIDIPTAFMSYMPVAILAALDSIFGGVRAALEKKFNSDIFVSGFFGNIIIAAVLTYLGDKLNVPMYLAAVFVFGGRIFNNFAYIRRIIFGRKKDLVVEHGESKEDEKYED; encoded by the coding sequence ATGATACCATTAATAGGATTGATAGTTGGTATACTTATAGGTTCGTTCCTAAATATTGATATACCTACCGCGTTTATGTCATATATGCCTGTTGCCATTTTAGCTGCATTAGACTCTATATTTGGTGGAGTTAGGGCTGCTCTTGAAAAGAAGTTTAATTCTGATATTTTTGTTTCAGGGTTCTTTGGAAATATTATAATAGCCGCAGTACTTACATATCTTGGTGATAAGCTAAATGTACCAATGTATCTTGCTGCAGTTTTTGTATTTGGTGGAAGGATATTTAATAACTTTGCCTATATAAGAAGAATTATTTTTGGAAGAAAAAAAGATTTAGTAGTTGAACATGGTGAATCTAAAGAGGATGAGAAATATGAAGATTAA
- the murG gene encoding undecaprenyldiphospho-muramoylpentapeptide beta-N-acetylglucosaminyltransferase, producing the protein MRVIVSGGGTGGHIYPGVAIAKKIKDKNKDVEILFIGSKNGLEGDLVPKEGFNIKFIEVEGLNKKVSLKTFSSIKKVFKGYSGASKIIKDFNPDIVIGTGGYVCGPVVLSAALKGIPTIIHEQNAIPGMTNKILSKFVKKIAITFKESAKFFPVKKVIYTGNPIRSQILKADKNISRDKLGFSKDKSLVLAVGGSRGAKNLNNAVLDIIPEIKKHALQLLFITGEAQYDDILKEATKRGYSLGEDVKILPYIYKMENALAACDIIISRAGATILSEVTALSIPAILIPSPYVANNHQELNANALENKGAAIKLREVDLPNGVLGKKLFSLVGNKESLSGMKKASKSMGIIDASDKIYDIVCNLISKK; encoded by the coding sequence ATGAGAGTTATAGTTTCAGGAGGCGGCACAGGTGGACATATATATCCAGGTGTGGCAATTGCAAAAAAGATTAAAGATAAGAATAAAGATGTAGAAATTTTATTTATAGGAAGTAAAAACGGACTTGAAGGTGATTTAGTACCTAAGGAAGGTTTTAATATAAAATTCATTGAAGTTGAGGGTCTTAATAAAAAGGTATCCTTAAAAACTTTTTCATCTATAAAAAAAGTTTTTAAGGGATATTCTGGGGCTAGTAAAATTATAAAAGATTTTAACCCTGATATTGTTATAGGTACTGGAGGATATGTATGTGGACCAGTTGTACTTTCTGCTGCATTAAAGGGTATTCCTACAATAATACATGAACAAAACGCTATTCCAGGAATGACAAATAAAATACTTTCAAAATTTGTAAAAAAGATTGCGATAACATTTAAAGAATCAGCTAAATTTTTCCCAGTTAAGAAAGTTATTTACACAGGAAACCCTATAAGAAGTCAGATTCTAAAGGCAGATAAAAACATTTCAAGGGATAAACTTGGGTTTTCAAAGGATAAATCTCTTGTATTAGCCGTTGGAGGAAGTAGAGGAGCCAAAAACCTTAATAACGCAGTACTTGACATAATTCCAGAAATAAAAAAACATGCACTACAATTGCTTTTTATAACTGGAGAAGCCCAATATGATGATATTTTAAAGGAAGCAACAAAGAGAGGGTATAGTTTAGGAGAAGATGTGAAAATTCTTCCATATATCTATAAAATGGAAAATGCTCTTGCAGCATGTGATATAATAATTAGTAGAGCAGGAGCTACCATTTTATCAGAAGTAACAGCACTTTCTATACCAGCTATTTTAATACCATCTCCATATGTAGCTAATAATCATCAAGAACTTAATGCTAATGCACTTGAAAATAAAGGGGCAGCTATAAAGCTTAGGGAAGTAGATTTGCCTAATGGAGTACTAGGTAAAAAGTTATTTTCACTTGTAGGTAACAAGGAAAGTTTAAGTGGGATGAAAAAAGCATCAAAAAGCATGGGGATCATAGATGCATCAGATAAGATTTATGATATAGTATGTAATCTTATATCAAAAAAGTAA
- a CDS encoding UDP-N-acetylmuramoyl-tripeptide--D-alanyl-D-alanine ligase — translation MEKMTLDEIINILDGNVVNYKENIVVNGVSTDTRTINEGDLFVALKGENFNGNKFVSKAVENGAICAIVSEPVESDIPYILVNNTLFALGKIAAYYKSKFNIPFIAVTGSVGKTSTKEVISSVLSKNFNVHKTDKNFNNEIGLPHTLFNLKHGHEVSVLEMGMNNFHEIERLSEIAKPNIGVITNIGTAHIENLGSKEGILKAKMEITTFFDKDSILIVNGDDELLKTVGDMHYKIIKLSINNLGDYNAFDVIDYGEEGIEFKIIYKGSEETIKVNSPGVYNVYNALAAIAIADILGMRIEDMKEGIADFAPCGMRMNVKTLKDGIKIIADCYNANPESMKASLSVLNSFKGNKKIAVLGDMFELGDYSETGHREVGIDIRNKANVLIAIGENSKYIYDEAKDYIESRYFLKKEEAQIYLRNILEPGDIALVKASRGMKLETVIDYITKDTERGN, via the coding sequence ATGGAAAAAATGACCCTAGATGAGATTATTAATATACTAGATGGAAATGTGGTGAACTACAAGGAAAATATAGTTGTTAATGGGGTTTCAACAGATACAAGGACTATAAACGAAGGAGATTTATTTGTTGCTCTTAAAGGTGAAAACTTTAACGGAAATAAGTTTGTATCTAAGGCTGTAGAAAATGGTGCTATATGTGCTATAGTTTCAGAGCCTGTAGAAAGTGATATTCCATATATACTAGTGAATAATACGCTTTTTGCACTTGGGAAAATTGCAGCTTACTATAAGTCTAAGTTTAATATTCCTTTTATAGCTGTTACTGGAAGTGTAGGTAAAACTTCAACTAAAGAAGTTATATCTTCAGTTTTAAGTAAGAATTTTAATGTTCATAAAACAGATAAAAATTTTAATAATGAAATAGGCCTTCCGCATACCTTGTTTAATTTGAAACATGGACATGAGGTTTCAGTTTTAGAAATGGGTATGAACAACTTTCATGAAATAGAGAGACTCTCAGAAATAGCAAAGCCTAATATAGGAGTTATAACTAACATAGGAACAGCACATATTGAAAATCTAGGTAGTAAAGAGGGAATTTTAAAAGCAAAAATGGAAATCACAACTTTTTTTGATAAAGATAGCATACTAATAGTTAATGGGGATGATGAATTATTAAAAACTGTTGGTGATATGCATTATAAGATTATTAAACTTTCTATAAATAATTTAGGAGATTACAATGCTTTTGATGTAATTGATTATGGAGAAGAGGGTATAGAGTTTAAAATAATCTATAAGGGTAGTGAAGAGACTATAAAGGTAAATTCTCCAGGAGTATATAATGTATATAATGCATTGGCAGCTATTGCTATAGCAGATATTCTTGGCATGAGAATAGAAGATATGAAAGAAGGAATAGCAGATTTTGCGCCTTGTGGAATGAGAATGAATGTGAAAACTTTAAAAGATGGAATAAAAATAATAGCAGACTGCTATAATGCAAATCCAGAATCAATGAAGGCATCACTAAGTGTTTTAAATTCATTTAAGGGAAATAAAAAAATTGCTGTTTTAGGAGATATGTTTGAGCTTGGGGATTATAGTGAAACAGGACATAGGGAGGTTGGAATAGATATTAGAAATAAGGCAAATGTTCTTATTGCTATAGGTGAAAATTCTAAATATATTTACGATGAAGCTAAAGATTATATAGAATCAAGGTATTTTCTAAAAAAAGAAGAGGCACAGATATATCTAAGAAATATACTAGAACCTGGAGATATTGCTTTAGTAAAAGCTTCAAGAGGAATGAAGCTTGAAACAGTAATTGACTATATAACTAAAGACACAGAGAGGGGAAACTAA
- the ftsW gene encoding putative lipid II flippase FtsW codes for MKEKRNSIDFVLFIVILMLLAVGLVMIFSASMVTDLQKQGDGYYHLKRQAIWTVLGIIAMLTAANVDFRKFRNKKLIKFSMLIILGLLVVVLFMPAAKGASRWIGVGSLGFQPSELAKIILIIYLADSLARKGNNVKSFIKGVVPTLLVAGLFSGLIMLQPNMSTAVILFATAFCMLFVSGARWLHLGGLAGSGILAAAAFAMSADYRRKRVFAFLNPWQDPLGDGYQAIQSLYGLGAGGFFGLGLGQSRQKWLYIPEAQNDFIFAIIGEELGFIGAFFVIALFGILVWRGFKIALNCSDKFGTLVATGITAFIAIQASINLLVVSSFMPVTGVTLPLISYGGSSLLFTLGSLGILLNISRYSKRNGVE; via the coding sequence ATGAAAGAAAAAAGAAATTCTATAGACTTTGTACTTTTTATAGTGATACTAATGCTACTTGCAGTAGGTCTTGTTATGATCTTTAGTGCAAGTATGGTAACAGATTTACAAAAGCAAGGAGATGGATATTATCACCTAAAAAGACAAGCGATTTGGACAGTTCTTGGAATAATTGCAATGCTTACAGCAGCTAATGTTGACTTTAGAAAATTTAGAAACAAAAAACTTATCAAGTTTTCTATGTTAATTATTTTAGGCTTGCTAGTTGTAGTACTTTTTATGCCTGCAGCTAAAGGTGCAAGTAGATGGATTGGAGTTGGAAGTCTTGGATTTCAACCTTCAGAACTTGCAAAGATTATACTTATCATTTATTTAGCTGACTCTCTTGCAAGAAAAGGAAACAATGTTAAGTCATTTATAAAGGGAGTTGTACCAACTCTTTTAGTTGCTGGATTATTTTCAGGACTTATAATGCTTCAGCCTAATATGAGTACAGCTGTTATACTATTTGCAACAGCATTTTGTATGTTATTTGTTTCAGGAGCTAGATGGCTCCATCTTGGTGGTCTTGCAGGAAGTGGAATCTTAGCGGCTGCTGCATTTGCTATGTCTGCTGATTACAGACGTAAAAGAGTATTTGCATTTTTGAATCCATGGCAGGACCCATTAGGTGATGGATATCAAGCAATACAATCACTATATGGACTTGGAGCAGGAGGTTTTTTTGGACTAGGACTTGGACAGTCAAGACAAAAGTGGCTATACATACCGGAGGCCCAAAATGACTTTATATTTGCTATAATTGGTGAAGAATTAGGTTTTATAGGTGCTTTTTTTGTAATAGCATTATTTGGTATTCTTGTTTGGAGAGGGTTTAAAATAGCACTAAATTGTAGTGATAAATTTGGAACTTTAGTTGCAACAGGGATTACAGCATTTATTGCAATTCAAGCAAGTATAAACCTACTCGTTGTATCATCATTTATGCCAGTTACAGGGGTTACACTTCCATTAATTAGTTACGGAGGATCATCACTACTATTTACCCTAGGATCACTTGGTATACTGCTTAATATATCACGTTATAGTAAAAGAAATGGAGTTGAATAG
- a CDS encoding DUF881 domain-containing protein produces MKSLKSKLLLGLVCLVLGLMLSFQFRITNVEKNAVTPGRTQDSIAKEIDELTKQKQELGNKVEEYQKKVDEYEKSAASVNETAGKMKEDLDSLRVLAGLTDVEGKGVVITISPIVDVTTKVSSTVLDNDVLSTVNELLAAGAEAISINDERYVSNTPIREAGKMIKVNSTKFDSAEPFVIKAIGNPKILEGAFKITSSVADKIIQQSACDFKIEKQDKVKILKYSKNVEYKYIKVGR; encoded by the coding sequence ATGAAAAGCTTAAAATCCAAGTTGTTACTTGGCCTTGTATGTCTTGTGCTAGGACTTATGCTATCTTTTCAATTTAGAATTACAAATGTTGAGAAAAATGCAGTAACTCCTGGACGTACTCAAGATAGCATTGCTAAGGAAATAGATGAATTAACGAAGCAAAAGCAGGAGTTAGGTAATAAAGTTGAGGAGTACCAGAAAAAGGTAGATGAATATGAAAAATCAGCTGCAAGCGTTAATGAAACAGCTGGAAAAATGAAAGAGGATTTAGATAGCTTAAGAGTACTCGCAGGTCTTACAGATGTTGAAGGTAAAGGTGTTGTAATAACTATTTCACCGATTGTAGATGTTACTACAAAGGTTTCCTCAACAGTACTTGATAATGATGTATTAAGTACTGTAAATGAACTTTTAGCTGCAGGTGCAGAAGCTATATCTATAAATGATGAGCGTTATGTTAGTAATACACCTATAAGAGAAGCAGGGAAAATGATAAAAGTAAATAGTACAAAATTTGATTCAGCAGAACCTTTTGTCATTAAAGCTATTGGGAACCCTAAAATACTAGAGGGAGCATTTAAGATAACTTCTAGTGTAGCAGATAAAATCATACAGCAAAGTGCCTGTGATTTTAAAATTGAGAAACAGGATAAAGTGAAAATACTAAAATATAGCAAAAATGTTGAGTACAAGTATATTAAAGTAGGAAGGTGA
- the ftsA gene encoding cell division protein FtsA has protein sequence MSNTVVSLDIGSSKVCVVLAEINKKQFNILGVGTSECKGVKKGIIVDIDSTVEAIQDAVSQAEQMSNREIKSTFVNIPGGYASLYKNKGVIAVSGDNKEIISEDVKRVLQAARVFSVTSDREIIDIIKEQFVVDGYGDIKDPIGMRGVRLEVDVSLVVASCTTVQNIIRSVEKSGLKIDGIVLEPLGTSMVTLSDDEKELGVALVDIGSETTDISVFNKGSLVFTKMIPVGGGHITSDISMVCKISHSDSENLKKQYGVSTSTLVKPEDTVKISALGGKGEKNVSLYEVSQVMEARISEILYLIRDTLEKEDLGESLSAGIVITGGGLFNIKGIQEVAQAHFNVPVRFGYPNFIGVASPMYSASTGIAVYALKNKKTSETLANEFRNDAADEVAVDGDYDLDEQEEKSGIFNRVKEFFTDFF, from the coding sequence ATGAGTAATACAGTAGTATCGCTTGATATTGGATCATCAAAAGTATGTGTTGTACTTGCTGAAATAAATAAAAAGCAATTTAATATATTAGGTGTTGGAACCTCCGAATGTAAAGGTGTAAAAAAAGGTATAATTGTAGATATTGATTCTACTGTTGAAGCTATTCAAGATGCGGTTTCTCAGGCAGAGCAAATGTCAAATAGGGAAATAAAATCTACATTTGTAAATATACCTGGAGGATATGCATCACTTTATAAAAACAAAGGGGTTATTGCAGTTTCAGGTGATAACAAGGAAATAATCTCCGAGGATGTGAAAAGAGTACTTCAAGCTGCTAGGGTTTTTTCTGTTACTTCCGACAGGGAAATAATAGATATAATAAAGGAACAGTTTGTTGTAGATGGATACGGAGATATAAAAGACCCTATAGGTATGCGAGGGGTCAGACTTGAAGTCGATGTTAGTCTTGTTGTAGCATCATGCACGACGGTTCAAAATATAATAAGAAGTGTAGAAAAATCTGGTCTTAAAATAGATGGCATAGTTCTTGAACCACTTGGAACATCAATGGTAACATTAAGTGATGATGAAAAAGAGCTTGGGGTTGCACTAGTTGATATAGGTTCTGAGACTACGGATATATCTGTTTTTAATAAAGGATCTTTAGTATTTACCAAAATGATTCCTGTTGGAGGAGGACACATTACAAGTGACATATCTATGGTATGTAAGATTTCTCACTCAGACTCTGAAAATCTAAAGAAGCAGTATGGGGTTTCTACAAGCACACTTGTAAAGCCAGAGGATACAGTGAAAATAAGCGCTTTAGGTGGTAAGGGAGAAAAAAACGTAAGTCTTTATGAAGTATCTCAAGTTATGGAGGCTAGAATATCAGAGATATTATACTTAATTAGAGATACCTTGGAAAAAGAAGATTTAGGTGAGAGTTTGTCTGCGGGAATTGTAATTACAGGGGGAGGATTATTTAATATAAAAGGAATACAAGAAGTAGCTCAGGCTCACTTTAATGTTCCAGTTAGATTTGGTTATCCAAACTTTATTGGTGTTGCAAGTCCAATGTATTCTGCTTCAACCGGAATAGCAGTTTATGCTCTAAAAAATAAAAAAACAAGTGAAACATTAGCAAACGAATTTAGAAATGACGCAGCAGATGAAGTTGCAGTAGATGGAGATTATGATTTAGACGAACAGGAGGAAAAGTCAGGAATCTTTAATAGAGTTAAGGAATTCTTTACAGACTTTTTCTAA